A genomic segment from Eremothecium gossypii ATCC 10895 chromosome III, complete sequence encodes:
- the SFB3 gene encoding Sfb3p (Syntenic homolog of Saccharomyces cerevisiae YHR098C (SFB3)) — translation MNSLAQSVSSLSLDQGANRKHKRPHRAFHTFNEPPAMASGGGLQAPRSALQAEGAAPLRAGSPVMGAGAGGSSAMAPPARSTHLVPTQRLEDQQQFLTRTFMPDVEAVPPFSTTQFYCGVAGACDPRVLALSAYNIPKTEQLRAVTALPLGLNVQPFAPVVPSDTAVPAVDARAGEGPLRCRRCRVYANPRFRFTSDSHFICNMCQVRTQLPPEEYSPLGPSGERMDLASKAELTHGTVEFLAPELYNVHKGRAAVPLHYVFLVDISTWANENKSSLAAIEGVRTAINYICEQQPNCKVAIIAYDKWLRFFNLRPESSQAQELIVSELREVFLPLYSGLFVRPAEAMHVIQDTLVKLESFIQDDKLSHGAEACFGSALEAALLALDTATNGNGGKIIATLNTLPTVGNGNLTLRRDDGLKKSLKCDNSFYTALADRMLKAYVGLDLFCTGSAFMDFATLGHPVLATSGTFRHYSNFQLDRDEFPLVNDMLHAVSSTVGYQAQLKVRCSSGLSVSRYYSTACGHSDRDPVIPVVTADQSFTLALQYDSPLQAGTDVYFQASLLYTDLDGVRRVRTSNTSAAVSDNIHEIFKFLNQDVVTALLVQDTLTALGDANFLGVRKSLDTRLAAILTQYRALVDPSHASQLILPDALKSLPAYLLAFQKSPLLRATGSARANDRAVDYLRFATYDLRRLAYRLYPQILPLHVPLSDDDYTFYDAHNLLLQFPSADDLAVRAAHGALADGGCYLIFQGDTVYLWLNDHTHPQLLRDLLAADAPPQLLPSARLPGLDTDISARVRSVLDYWAALAGRRALPVQLLRPHSDPLYARTLSALVTEDASVDGLDSYDAHLVVLHRAIQDNLRHDRYLRPAAARDHDSLAQRYIQF, via the coding sequence ATGAATAGTCTGGCGCAGAGCGTTTCGAGCTTGTCTTTGGACCAAGGAGCAAACAGGAAGCACAAACGGCCGCATCGGGCGTTCCACACGTTCAATGAGCCGCCGGCCATGGCCAGCGGCGGGGGTCTGCAGGCGCCGCGGTCGGCGCTGCAGGCGGAGGGGGCGGCGCCCCTGCGAGCCGGGTCGCCGGTGATGGGGGCAGGGGCCGGGGGCAGCAGTGCGATggcgccgcccgcgcggTCGACGCACCTGGTGCCGACACAGCGGCTGGAGGACCAGCAGCAGTTCCTGACGCGGACGTTCATGCCGGACGTGGAGGCGGTGCCGCCGTTTTCCACGACGCAGTTCTACTGCGGGGTGGCGGGGGCGTGCGACCCGCGCGTGCTCGCGCTTTCGGCGTACAACATACCCAAGAccgagcagctgcgggcggtgacggcgctgccgctgggTCTGAACGTGCAGCCGTTCGCGCCGGTGGTACCGTCGGACACGGCGGTGCCGGCGGTGgacgcgcgcgcaggcgaGGGCCCGCTGCGCTGCAGACGGTGCCGGGTGTATGCGAACCCGCGCTTCCGGTTCACGTCGGACTCGCACTTCATCTGCAACATGTGCCAGGTACGGACGCAGCTCCCCCCCGAGGAGTACTCGCCGCTGGGTCCGAGCGGCGAGCGCATGGACTTGGCTTCCAAGGCGGAGCTGACACACGGCACGGTGGAGTTTCTGGCACCGGAGCTGTACAACGTGCACAAGGGACGCGCCGCGGTGCCGCTTCATTATGTGTTCCTAGTGGACATCTCGACGTGGGCGAACGAGAACAAGAGCTCGCTGGCGGCCATCGAGGGTGTCCGCACCGCGATCAACTACATCTGCGAGCAGCAGCCGAATTGTAAGGTGGCCATCATAGCATATGACAAGTGGCTGCGTTTCTTCAACCTGCGCCCGGAGTCGAGCCAGGCACAGGAGCTGATTGTGTCCGAGCTCAGAGAAGTCTTCCTGCCGCTGTACAGCGGCCTCTTCGTGAGGCCTGCGGAGGCAATGCATGTCATACAGGACACGTTGGTCAAGCTCGAGTCGTTTATCCAGGACGACAAGCTCTCGCACGGCGCCGAGGCGTGCTTCGGGTCGGCGCTCGaggccgcgctgctggcgctggacACTGCCACCAATGGTAATGGCGGCAAGATCATTGCGACTCTGAACACGCTGCCCACCGTGGGCAACGGCAATCTGACGCTGCGGCGCGACGACGGCCTCAAGAAGAGCCTGAAGTGCGACAACAGCTTCTACACCGCGCTGGCGGACAGGATGCTGAAGGCGTACGTCGGCCTGGACCTCTTCTGCACAGGCAGCGCCTTCATGGACTTTGCCACGCTCGGCCACCCCGTGCTGGCCACCTCCGGGACGTTCCGCCACTACTCGAACTTCCAGCTCGACCGCGACGAGTTCCCGCTGGTCAACGACATGCTGCACGCCGTCAGCAGCACCGTCGGCTACCAGGCGCAGCTCAAGGTGCGCTGCTCCTCGGGGCTGTCCGTCAGTCGCTACTACTCGACCGCGTGCGGCCACTCCGACCGCGACCCCGTCATCCCCGTCGTCACCGCAGACCAGAGCTTCACGCTCGCGCTGCAGTACGACAGCCCGCTGCAGGCAGGCACCGACGTCTACTTCCAGGCCTCGCTGCTCTACACAGACCTCGACGGCGTGCGCAGAGTGCGCACCAGCAACACCTCCGCCGCCGTCAGCGACAACATCCACGAGATATTCAAGTTCCTCAACCAAGACGTCGTCACCGCGCTGCTCGTCCAGGACACACTCACCGCCCTGGGCGACGCCAACTTCCTCGGCGTCCGCAAGTCCCTCGACACCCGCCTCGCCGCCATCCTCACGCAGTACCGCGCACTCGTCGACCCCTCCCATGCCTCGCAGCTCATCCTGCCCGACGCACTCAAGTCGCTGCCCGCGTACCTGCTCGCCTTCCAGAAGTCGCCACTGCTGCGCGCGACCGGCTCCGCCCGCGCCAACGACCGCGCCGTCGATTACCTGCGCTTCGCGACCTACGACCTGCGCCGCCTCGCATACCGCCTCTACCCGCAGATCCTCCCCCTCCACGTCCCGCTGTCCGACGACGACTACACCTTCTACGACGCCCacaacctgctgctgcagttCCCGTCCGCCGACGACCTCGCCGTCCGCGCCGCCCACGGCGCCCTCGCCGACGGCGGCTGCTACCTCATCTTCCAGGGCGACACCGTCTACCTCTGGCTCAACGACCACACCCacccgcagctgctgcgcgacctgctcgccgcagacgcaccgccgcagctgctgcccaGTGCCCGGTTACCCGGCCTCGACACAGACATCTCCGCCAGGGTCCGCAGCGTGCTCGACTACTGGGCCGCGCtcgccggccgccgcgcgctgcccgtccagctgctgcgcccCCACTCCGACCCACTCTACGCCCGCACCCTCTCCGCCCTCGTCACAGAGGACGCCTCTGTCGACGGCCTCGACAGCTACGACGCCCACCTCGTCGTTCTGCACCGCGCTATCCAGGACAATCTGCGTCACGACCGCTACCTGcggcccgccgccgcccgcgaCCACGACAGCCTTGCCCAGCGCTACATCCAGTTCTGA
- the YPS7 gene encoding putative aspartic endopeptidase (Syntenic homolog of Saccharomyces cerevisiae YDR349C (YPS7)) has translation MLSNTAAAAVLGLALGTALGTSSAQSQATDFPTLAIGRDESLLPVVELRVGTPGQRERLRLDITQPYMWLVSGRLYPECDRKKGNCLTGNLYFPKASETYHAGDGETYNLTMADGIQISGLLGYEEVNFNRSDVRVRDGNVHLAPREGVKVERMGFLEATTMTDIHAGLGLSGRVNNPDPLGDAARGSEFFFLDKMRDAGLISSRSYSLWFGNDNTSAVDLPTVLEDIGTLMLGAVDPRLYYGNFYQYDGVPSVDIASGQHTRGGYPIVPLTRVQLLGTEGRQLNLTDDTFAEPVLLNSRFMTSFLPKSIVQQIARQTNAVFTKSSNRLIVECSLLKEEASFRFHFGELVVEVPLSDFIGPTNLRAGTSILAPDTNETCYLKLMPSTGMGFSMLGMPILRKLYIAADTESGAVGMALAVRPVDRNVTSLPRSTGEVAAIRSGSIPFATPVTLPCTSSMTLSMFSKNISASVLDGFTGTIHSNGFFGPRSGELRTKSTDLISRSTSTKKSDSSPSSANAAIHHPRFSGRTYFDVGYSTFSITALCSLFLIGFLI, from the coding sequence ATGCTATCGAATACGGCCGCTGCGGCGGTGCTAGGGCTGGCGCTGGGGACGGCGCTGGGGACCTCTTCGGCGCAGTCGCAAGCCACAGATTTTCCAACGCTGGCTATCGGGCGGGATGAGAGCCTGCTGCCCGTGGTGGAGCTGAGAGTGGGGACGCCGGGACAGAGAGAGAGGCTGCGGCTCGACATCACGCAGCCGTACATGTGGCTCGTGTCTGGGCGGCTGTACCCGGAGTGCGACCGCAAGAAGGGGAACTGCCTGACGGGCAACCTGTACTTCCCCAAGGCGAGCGAGACGTATCATGCCGGGGACGGGGAGACGTACAACCTGACGATGGCGGACGGGATTCAGATATCGGGGCTGCTGGGGTACGAGGAGGTGAACTTCAACCGCAGCGACGTGCGGGTGCGCGACGGCAACGTGCACCTGGCGCCGCGGGAGGGCGTGAAGGTGGAGCGGATGGGGTTCCTGGAGGCGACGACGATGACAGACATACACGCGGGGCTGGGGCTGTCGGGGCGCGTGAACAACCCGGACCCGCTGGGCgacgcggcgcgcggcagcgAGTTCTTCTTCCTGGACAAGATGCGCGACGCAGGGCTGATCTCGTCGCGGTCGTACTCGCTGTGGTTCGGCAACGACAACACGTCCGCGGTGGACCTGCCGACGGTGTTAGAGGACATCGGCACGCTGATGCTGGGCGCGGTGGACCCCCGGCTGTACTACGGCAACTTCTACCAGTACGACGGGGTGCCCAGCGTGGACATCGCGAGCGGCCAGCACACGCGCGGGGGCTATCCGATCGTGCCGCTGACgcgcgtgcagctgctgggcACCGAGGGCCGGCAGCTGAACCTGACCGACGACACGTTCGCGGAGCCGGTTCTTCTCAACTCGCGCTTCATGACGTCGTTCCTGCCCAAGAGCATCGTCCAGCAGATCGCGCGGCAGACGAACGCCGTGTTCACCAAGTCCTCCAACCGGCTGATTGTCGAGTGCAGCCTGCTCAAGGAGGAGGCCTCGTTCCGCTTCCACTTCGGCGAGCTGGTCGTCGAGGTGCCGCTGAGCGACTTCATCGGGCCCACCAACCTCCGCGCGGGCACCTCCATCCTGGCCCCGGACACCAACGAGACCTGCTACCTGAAGCTCATGCCCAGCACGGGCATGGGCTTCTCCATGCTCGGGATGCCGATCCTGCGCAAGCTGTACATCGCCGCCGACACCGAGTCCGGCGCGGTCGGCATGGCGCTCGCCGTCCGCCCGGTCGACCGCAACGTCACCTCCCTGCCGCGGTCCACGGGCGAGGTCGCCGCCATCCGCTCCGGCTCCATTCCGTTTGCCACGCCCGTCACCCTGCCCTGCACATCCTCCATGACGCTGTCCATGTTCTCCAAGAACATCTCCGCCAGCGTGCTGGACGGCTTCACCGGCACCATCCACTCCAACGGCTTTTTCGGTCCGCGCTCCGGCGAGCTCAGGACGAAAAGTACAGATTTGATATCGCGCAGCACATCCACGAAGAAATCGGATTCATCTCCCAGCAGCGCCAACGCTGCCATACACCACCCCAGATTTTCGGGCCGTACTTACTTTGATGTTGGTTACTCGACTTTCTCCATTACTGCATTGTGTTCCCTATTTCTGATAGGGTTCCTAATATAG
- the AIM44 gene encoding Aim44p (Syntenic homolog of Saccharomyces cerevisiae YPL158C (AIM44)), whose product MPIGKLRRSKAISFRGPASPSLKFKSFETLQGKPLGEMGQNGHKQEEDMAAQRPHFPAEAGAEQEMKCHVAETPAQNSQVPSTTMENGFYSFANISDNTTNKNTNRYSYLSDNTACQLLAPATGTDYYKSLTPTMKPITERQNHAGTTMSLDTIPTAENISFQITLPTVPPSVISSRSSLINRQRSLSMRYSSPSSMSSLGSTPTKLTTLKRSNAIRCKGGLLQFFSQYAVKTGKKLVKWKIALRKRLFKFQRRSTKNKKNSSPTTSHLKRVNGYVSNVRRSFSTQSRLALVPEIVRRTPSRRHLTANTGMKDATPASPSRTSIRRTPSSIKRAASTLSSNYVYRDGSDTSSQAPELKSTGSSLAPAPSQMVRSTALTSLNSIVRQPSIVVNNKVIPLSRFPGEKMQLPIREEDEEEEEPSTKTDDYVIDTSKRMSTIGEIQASRISSSSGSISSHSSSIQSSHFDDASNSCPLNDSIESDSDIECTRTAWNHFLRTVIAERIRMRLQLAKLQELALLKDDSLDILYAVLRKTLDEPADKSSSTYDPDIMPENNSETGLGNGFRSSDQLSRLKEGSRKRNTSSSTMLALPEALATVRRSITMPVGLNYI is encoded by the coding sequence ATGCCTATCGGGAAGCTGAGGAGGAGTAAAGCGATATCGTTTCGTGGCCCGGCGTCGCCCTCCTTGAAGTTCAAAAGCTTTGAAACTCTTCAGGGCAAGCCCCTAGGGGAGATGGGACAGAACGGACACAAGCAGGAAGAGGACATGGCGGCACAGCGGCCGCATTTTCCTGCGGAAGCGGGCGCAGAACAAGAAATGAAATGTCATGTCGCCGAGACACCCGCACAGAACTCGCAAGTCCCCTCGACCACCATGGAAAATGGTTTCTATTCCTTTGCAAACATTTCTGACAACACCACGAATAAGAACACCAACCGGTACTCCTATTTGTCGGACAACACTGCATGCCAGCTGCTTGCGCCAGCAACCGGCACCGACTATTATAAGTCGCTAACGCCCACCATGAAGCCGATCACGGAAAGACAGAATCATGCAGGTACTACCATGAGCCTGGACACCATACCGACGGCAGAAAACATTTCCTTCCAGATCACGCTCCCGACGGTCCCGCCATCTGTCATTTCATCTCGGTCTTCGCTCATCAATCGGCAGCGAAGCTTGTCCATGCGGTACAGTAGTCCCTCTTCGATGTCCTCGCTGGGATCGACGCCCACAAAGCTCACCACATTGAAGAGGTCCAACGCCATCCGCTGCAAAGGTGGCCTGTTGCAATTCTTTTCGCAGTATGCAGTGAAGACAGGCAAAAAGTTGGTGAAGTGGAAGATTGCACTTCGAAAGCGGCTGTTCAAGTTCCAGAGGAGGTCGACAAAGAACAAGAAGAACAGCTCACCGACCACTTCGCATTTGAAGCGTGTGAATGGATATGTTTCGAATGTGAGAAGATCGTTCTCCACCCAGTCAAGGCTAGCCCTTGTGCCTGAGATCGTGCGCCGAACGCCTTCTCGGAGACACTTGACAGCAAACACAGGCATGAAGGACGCAACACCTGCTTCTCCGAGCAGAACCTCGATCCGGCGCACGCCGTCTTCAATCAAGCGTGCGGCCTCGACGCTGAGCTCCAACTACGTATACCGCGACGGCTCTGACACCTCGTCACAAGCACCCGAACTGAAGAGTACCGGCAGCTCTTTGGCCCCCGCACCCTCACAGATGGTGAGGTCAACTGCATTAACATCGCTGAATTCAATAGTAAGACAACCTTCCATTGTTGTCAACAACAAGGTCATACCCCTTTCGAGGTTTCCGGGAGAGAAAATGCAACTTCCTATCCGAGAGGAGGACGAAGAGGAAGAGGAACCGAGCACTAAAACTGACGACTATGTCATTGACACCTCGAAGAGAATGAGCACAATTGGGGAGATACAAGCTAGCAGGATCAGCTCATCTTCCGGAAGCATTAGCAGTCATTCATCAAGTATTCAATCTTCGCATTTTGATGACGCCAGCAATTCCTGCCCATTAAATGATTCCATCGAGTCTGATTCCGATATAGAATGCACGAGGACAGCTTGGAACCATTTTTTGCGGACGGTGATTGCCGAGAGAATTAGGATGAGATTACAACTGGCAAAGCTACAGGAGTTGGCGCTTCTGAAGGATGACTCATTAGACATTTTGTATGCCGTATTAAGAAAGACACTCGATGAGCCAGCCGACAAATCGTCGTCCACATACGATCCTGATATTATGCCAGAAAACAATTCTGAAACTGGCCTGGGGAATGGGTTTAGAAGTAGCGACCAGCTTTCACGGTTAAAGGAGGGCAGTAGAAAGAGAAACACGAGCAGCTCCACCATGTTAGCCCTTCCAGAAGCCTTGGCAACGGTAAGAAGGTCTATCACAATGCCGGTCGGTTTGAATTATATTTGA
- the MGL2 gene encoding putative carboxylic ester hydrolase (Non-syntenic homolog of Saccharomyces cerevisiae YMR210W) encodes MGVLAWLPFCNEVRHTVPEQPLKFRDKEQQGSMTMLELIEKYVPEFQDRATQLFHPVLPTGHLQTIFASLRNFETVDVVYYERMMLSYHDGGVGALDFATSAASLEHFQDLPNEVPPHQHRALTDRYRYLTAKEIDELASNDAKPMLIVMHGLTGGSDEGYVRAIVNRARDVYGFEACVLNSRGCAQSSITTPSLYNGAWTDDIRHCVKVLRGMYPQRKFYLVGVSLGASMATNYLGQEQNSSDIECAAVLGNPWDLTSGAYNLSKGLLSRYVYSPALRKNCVQVLKSNIRQLRLDPYMKKQYDEKLNSLQTIEDFDNEFTAKMFGFNTSYEYYRHASSVNRLPQVRTPLLAINALDDPIVGSEALPRREVAINPYVVLLETSKGGHIGWFDYKGSRWYVDPLCRFFYAFHREITKKNMIPDLDGVVLPHPHKFEKDRLVNPLVREWDTGRQGSS; translated from the coding sequence ATGGGGGTGCTTGCGTGGTTGCCATTTTGCAATGAGGTGCGGCACACCGTGCCGGAGCAGCCGTTGAAGTTCCGGGACAAGGAGCAGCAGGGGTCCATGACCATGCTCGAGCTCATAGAGAAGTACGTGCCCGAGTTCCAGGACCGGGCGACACAGCTCTTCCACCCGGTGCTTCCGACGGGGCACCTGCAGACCATATTTGCCTCGCTGAGGAACTTTGAGACGGTGGATGTGGTGTACTACGAGCGGATGATGTTGAGCTACCACGACGGCGGCGTGGGCGCGTTGGACTTCGCGACGTCGGCGGCGAGTCTTGAGCACTTCCAGGACTTGCCGAACGAGGTGCCGCCGCACCAGCACCGGGCGTTGACCGACCGGTACCGCTACTTGACTGCCAAGGAGATCGACGAGCTCGCCTCGAACGACGCAAAGCCCATGCTCATTGTCATGCACGGCCTTACGGGCGGGTCTGACGAGGGCTATGTGCGCGCGATCGTGAACCGCGCGCGCGACGTCTACGGCTTCGAGGCCTGTGTGTTGAACAGTAGGGGCTGCGCACAAAGTTCGATCACGACGCCCTCTTTGTACAACGGCGCCTGGACGGACGACATCCGGCACTGCGTCAAGGTGCTACGCGGGATGTACCCACAACGGAAGTTCTACCTTGTCGGGGTTTCGCTCGGGGCGTCCATGGCCACCAACTACTTGGGCCAGGAGCAAAACAGCTCGGACATTGAGTGCGCCGCCGTCTTGGGCAATCCGTGGGATTTGACGAGTGGGGCCTACAACCTAAGCAAGGGCCTTCTATCGCGCTACGTGTACTCGCCAGCGCTCCGCAAGAACTGTGTTCAGGTTCTAAAGAGCAACATACGGCAGTTGAGACTGGATCCGTACATGAAGAAGCAGTACGATGAGAAACTAAACTCTTTGCAGACGATTGAGGACTTCGACAATGAGTTCACGGCCAAGATGTTCGGCTTCAACACCTCCTACGAATACTACAGACATGCCAGCAGCGTAAATCGGTTACCCCAGGTGAGAACTCCCTTGCTTGCGATCAACGCTTTGGATGACCCGATTGTCGGCTCAGAGGCCCTCCCACGTCGTGAAGTCGCCATAAATCCGTATGTCGTGCTTCTTGAAACGTCGAAGGGAGGTCACATAGGCTGGTTTGATTACAAGGGCAGTCGCTGGTACGTTGATCCGTTGTGCAGATTTTTCTACGCCTTCCACCGCGAAATAACCAAAAAGAACATGATTCCCGACCTTGATGGTGTCGTCTTACCTCACCCCCACAAATTCGAGAAAGACAGGCTCGTCAATCCACTTGTGAGAGAGTGGGATACGGGAAGGCAGGGTTCCTCTTAA
- the TGS1 gene encoding RNA methyltransferase (Syntenic homolog of Saccharomyces cerevisiae YPL157W (TGS1)) encodes MAKHVEYSGRLRLHKFLSEPAELMAFKSAAPHFLHLQKKKYRKQRRTLRRYFADDSFRYLPRDNAPKKSIAKYWSYRHDLFSLIDQGNIHLTEELWYSVTPERVAKFTAAFIEACLPGATTILDVFCGGGGNVVHFAKVFQKVYGVELKLEHLYCTYRNAEAYGVADRVWLKHGDWLQLAARGRFERVHVDCVFASPPWGGIDYTKTQAYDLETQLQPAGLSQLLSSFLRISANVVLFLPKNSNLQQLSEITRSLLGPEAKCKVLYARENGRDKGLLCFWGEAFYNFDAASPANSGERLAARLQEAHDLYG; translated from the coding sequence ATGGCGAAACATGTAGAATATAGCGGCAGGCTGCGGTTGCACAAGTTCCTGAGTGAACCCGCTGAACTAATGGCGTTCAAAAGTGCTGCGCCGCACTTTCTGCATCTCCAGAAGAAAAAGTACCGCAAACAGCGGCGCACGCTGCGGAGGTACTTTGCAGATGACAGCTTCCGATACCTCCCGCGAGACAACGCCCCCAAGAAAAGCATCGCAAAATACTGGTCATACCGACATGATCTGTTCTCCCTAATCGACCAGGGTAACATCCACCTCACAGAGGAGCTGTGGTACAGTGTGACGCCGGAGCGCGTGGCGAAGTTCACTGCGGCGTTCATCGAGGCGTGCCTCCCCGGGGCAACGACGATCCTGGACGTGTTCTgcgggggcggcggcaACGTGGTGCACTTCGCGAAGGTTTTCCAGAAGGTCTACGGCGTGGAGCTGAAGCTCGAGCACTTGTACTGCACATACAGGAACGCGGAGGCGTACGGCGTGGCCGACCGTGTCTGGCTGAAGCACGGGGACTGGCTGCAGCTCGCAGCGCGGGGACGCTTCGAGCGCGTGCATGTGGACTGCGTATTTGCATCGCCACCGTGGGGCGGAATCGACTACACGAAGACGCAGGCGTACGACCTGGAGACGCAGCTTCAGCCGGCCGGCCTGTCGCAGCTACTCTCCTCCTTCCTCCGCATTTCGGCCAATGTCGTCCTCTTCTTGCCGAAGAACTCCAACCTCCAGCAATTGTCTGAGATTACGCGCAGCCTTCTCGGCCCGGAGGCTAAGTGCAAGGTGCTTTATGCACGTGAGAACGGCCGGGACAAGGGCCTACTCTGTTTCTGGGGCGAGGCGTTCTACAATTTCGATGCTGCATCTCCGGCGAACAGCGGAGAGCGACTGGCTGCCCGGCTGCAGGAAGCACATGACCTTTACGGATAA
- the PAL2 gene encoding Pal2p (Syntenic homolog of Saccharomyces cerevisiae YDR348C (PAL1) and YHR097C; 1-intron), with product MQARPPPIHRASSPAADASGSLRRMSLNNPFRASTSELGGRLAPDQDFHAWVTQKGVGFPYTSTQRTGSQLSFAESIAEEEGAAPDAAARYSMSPPSLRPASNNPFLDELEGYDERAGSPAPGARTHEVGATEEKERLRQRYAAEDDLPPAYEEVAGSRVREAYPQEKKERPRHEQRPRREERPRESGKARPRTKERAKERTRERKERPREREERTKERKKDEKTGALPKNVDTIDKLDVTGLFGGAFHHDGPFDACTPHRNLNKKVAPVLAFPKDGPNSTLSGATAHKSAMNEVFGIDEDDDSYLYSRRDVGERSSSTVNAIKNHSEVTQFDAKVTADLVHGPVTQGLGSTTFLDGAPAAPVAIEAMKQSTVGRKKSLSHRLAKSPPSASAIGPDPRNGNLKLTKTHSGYLEDEKEDDEDAYTGARDTDNKKESSGNKFLRRVKSLKVTRR from the exons ATGCAAGCACGCCCCCCACCAATCCACCGGGCCAGCAGCCCTGCGGCCGACGCATCCGGGAGCTTGCGACGCATGTCTCTGAACAATCCATTCCGCGCATCCACATCCGAACTGGGTGGGCGCCTGGCACCTGACCAGGATTTTCACGCATGGGTCACCCAGAAAGGGGTCGGGTTTCCTTACACTAGTACGCAACGTACGGGTTCGCAACTGTCGTTTGCCGAGAGCATCgccgaggaggagggcgcagcgccggacgccgcggcgcgcTACAG TATGAGTCCGCCTTCACTACGGCCGGCGTCGAACAACCCATTTCTGGACGAGCTGGAAGGCTACGACGAACGGGCAGGGAGCCCGgcgcccggcgcgcgcacACACGAGGTCGGGGCGACCGAGGAGAAGGAACGATTGAGACAGCGGTACGCGGCGGAGGACGACCTGCCCCCCGCATACGAAGAGGTGGCCGGGAGCCGGGTGCGCGAGGCGTACCCGCAGGAGAAAAAGGAGCGGCCGCGCCACGAgcagcggccgcggcgggaGGAGCGGCCGCGGGAGAGTGGCAaggcgcggccgcggacCAAGGAGCGGGCCAAGGAGCGCACGCGGGAGCGCAAGGAGCGGCCGCGGGAGCGCGAGGAGCGCACGAAGGAGCGCAAGAAGGACGAGAAGACCGGGGCGCTTCCGAAGAACGTGGACACGATCGACAAGCTCGACGTGACGGGGCTCTTTGGGGGCGCGTTCCACCACGACGGGCCGTTCGACGCGTGCACGCCGCACCGCAACCTCAACAAAAAGGTGGCGCCGGTGCTGGCGTTCCCGAAGGACGGGCCGAACTCGACGTTGTCGGGGGCCACCGCACACAAGTCTGCGATGAACGAGGTGTTCGGCatcgacgaggacgacgacTCGTACCTGTATTCGCGCCGCGACGTCGGCGAGCGCTCGTCGTCGACGGTGAACGCTATCAAGAACCATTCGGAGGTGACGCAGTTCGACGCCAAGGTAACCGCGGACCTTGTGCATGGGCCCGTGACACAGGGGCTTGGCTCCACGACGTTCCTCGAcggcgcgccggcggcccCTGTCGCTATAGAGGCGATGAAGCAGAGCACGGTGGGCAGGAAGAAGTCTCTGAGCCACAGGCTGGCGAAAAGCCCTCCGTCCGCGTCGGCGATTGGCCCCGACCCCAGGAACGGCAACCTGAAGCTGACTAAGACCCACTCTGGCTATCTTGAGGACGAGAAGGAGGACGACGAAGACGCCTACACGGGCGCGCGTGACACAGACAATAAGAAGGAGTCATCAGGTAACAAGTTCTTGAGGAGAGTGAAGAGTTTGAAGGTAACCAGGAGATAA
- the PRM4 gene encoding pheromone-regulated protein PRM4 (Syntenic homolog of Saccharomyces cerevisiae YPL156C (PRM4)) produces the protein MKPKVQSRKGFRALWMAATLLTVAVYLCVAHNRGWYDSPQVRTPQRIPTSSGAAPEVWEPAKPRATRPLVNLDAVRRGGGDFRPAQNFQEIISTSPFVLFVKGTDESSRYLRHLLTNEYEVTPEIAVVDLSKHRYSGDLQRYIREHKLHGPLFQLTENTPDVPYLFVKGESVINTSVEKDIREPHERGQLQAELQRHAGLDAVIKKRSPPSNS, from the coding sequence ATGAAGCCGAAAGTGCAATCGCGGAAGGGCTTTCGCGCGCTCTGGATGGCAGCGACGCTGCTGACCGTCGCAGTTTACCTGTGCGTTGCACACAATCGTGGATGGTACGACAGCCCGCAGGTGCGCACGCCCCAGAGGATACCGACCTCAAGTGGAGCTGCTCCGGAGGTGTGGGAGCCGGCGAAGCCGCGAGCGACGCGACCACTAGTGAACTTGGACGCGGTGCGGCGTGGAGGCGGGGACTTCCGGCCCGCACAGAACTTCCAAGAAATTATCAGCACATCGCCATTTGTGCTCTTTGTCAAGGGCACGGACGAGAGCTCGCGGTACCTGCGGCACCTGCTGACAAACGAGTACGAGGTGACGCCCGAGATCGCGGTCGTGGACCTGAGCAAGCACCGATACAGCGGCGACCTGCAGAGGTACATCCGGGAGCATAAGCTGCACGGGCCGCTGTTCCAGCTGACAGAGAACACGCCGGACGTGCCGTACCTGTTCGTAAAAGGCGAATCTGTGATCAACACATCTGTGGAAAAGGACATTCGGGAGCCGCATGAGCGGGGGCAGCTGCAGGccgagctgcagcgccaCGCCGGCCTTGACGCTGTGATCAAAAAGCGCAGCCCACCTTCAAATAGCTGA